The Saliniradius amylolyticus DNA segment CGTTGGTGCCTTACTGGTCGGGTCTTCGGTCGGCCGCAGTCTGGCCTTTGCCTGGAATAAGCCCGCAATCGGTGTGCATCACATGGAAGGGCATTTGCTTGCGCCCATGCTGGACGAGCCGGCGCCGACCTTTCCCTTTGTTGCGCTACTGGTGTCTGGTGGCCACAGTATGATGGTGAAAGTCAGCGGTATTGGCCGCTATGAGATGCTGGGTGAATCATTGGACGATGCCGCCGGTGAGGCCTTCGATAAGACCGCTAAGCTGTTGGGACTGGATTATCCCGGTGGTCCTTTGCTGGCGAAGCTGGCCACCAAAGGCGATCCTAAGCGGTTTCGTTTTCCTCGGCCCATGACCGATCGCCCCGGATTGGACTTTAGCTTTAGCGGCCTTAAAACTTTTGCCGCCAACACCATCCGAGAGCATGGTCTGGAGGAACAGACCAAGGCCGATATCGCCCGAGCCTTTGAAGACGCGGTCGTGGATACCCTGTGCATTAAATGCCGACGCGCCTTGGAGGAGACCGGCCTGGACCGTCTGGTTATTGCCG contains these protein-coding regions:
- the tsaD gene encoding tRNA (adenosine(37)-N6)-threonylcarbamoyltransferase complex transferase subunit TsaD — its product is MRVLGIETSCDETGIAIYDDQTGLLSHELYSQVKLHADYGGVVPELASRDHVRKIIPLIQKALQDADSRPEDIDGVAYTQGPGLVGALLVGSSVGRSLAFAWNKPAIGVHHMEGHLLAPMLDEPAPTFPFVALLVSGGHSMMVKVSGIGRYEMLGESLDDAAGEAFDKTAKLLGLDYPGGPLLAKLATKGDPKRFRFPRPMTDRPGLDFSFSGLKTFAANTIREHGLEEQTKADIARAFEDAVVDTLCIKCRRALEETGLDRLVIAGGVSANQTLREQLEKLMQKRGGKVFYPRPEFCTDNGAMIAYAGLKRLQAGERAGMDAKARPRWPLEELTPV